From Pantoea vagans:
ACCGCTTTATTCCGGTGGCGCGTATCGCCGATATGCTGCTCAATCCCGGCACAAAGTTTGACTACAATGGCCGCCAGCTGACCTATCCCCACATCCGTCTGGCTTACTGGGCGGGAGGCAATCCGTTTCACCATCATCAGGATCTGGCGCGGCTGCGTCAGGCTTTCTGCCAGCTGGATACGCTGATCGTGCATGAAAGCGCCTGGACCGCCACGGCGCGTCATGCGGATATTGTTCTGCCCGCCACCATGACGCTGGAGCGCGAGGATATCGGCGGTGCGCCGACCGATCGCCATTTAATCGCCATGCAGCCGGTGGCTGAACCTTACGCCCAGGCCCGGGATGATTATACGATTTTTCGTGACCTGGCCCGGCGGCTGGGCAGGGAAGCGGCATTCAGCGAAGGGCGTGATGCGCGTGGCTGGCTGCAGCATCTTTACGGTCAGCTGCAGGAAAAACTGGCCGCTCATCAGGTGCAGACACCCGATTTCAGTCAGTTCTGGCAGCAGGGCGTGCTGGAGCTGCCGCAGTTAAAGAATGGCGGCCGGATGATCAATGCGTTTCGCGCCGACCCCGACGCCGCGCCACTGCCAACGCCAGGCGGAAAAATTGAGATTTTCTCTGCTACTATCGCCAGCTTTGGCTATGAAAATTGTCCCGGCCATCCGGTATGGCGTGAACCGCAGCAAAAACCCAGCGCCGACTATCCGTTCTGGCTGATTGCCAATCAGCCCGCGACGCGTCTGCACAGCCAGCTCGATTTTGGTGATTACAGCCAGCGCAGCAAGCGGGGCGGGCGCGAAGTCTGTAGCCTGAACCGGGACGATGCGGCCGCACAGGCAATCGCGGATGGCGACATCATCGAACTCTTTAACGCGCGCGGCCATGTGCTCGCCAGCGCGCGTCTCACCGACACCATCATGCCTGGCGTGGTTCAGCTGCCAACCGGCGCCTGGTACGATCCGGTCGAGCCTGCTGCCGCCCGTCCGTTATGCCGCCACGGTAATCCCAATGTGCTGACCATGGATATCGGCACTTCGTCGCTGACGCAGGGCTGCAGCGGCCAGATTACGGTAGTGCAGGTGCGGAAATTTGCCGGTGAGGTTACGCCGGTTCAGGCCTTCGTTCCGCCGCGTTAAGCCACTATCGGGTCAGCGCCCCGGTCAGCCTCTGCAACTCTGCCGTGGAATGCAGCGCAGTGGCAGAAAGCAGTTCTGGCGACGCGTCACCCAGCGCCTGATGAAGCTTACTGCTGACATTCACGCCCTCCGCCAGCGATTGCTGGCGCGTACGGCGCTGATGCAGCGTTGTGCCATCCGCGAGCGTCAGCGTGACGACGTGAAAGCGCAGCGCGGGATTGAGCGCATCGGGCGGCGCACTCTGATCCGGCGTCCGTCGCACACGGGCAGCCAGCGGCATAACCTGATGATTGAGATCGCCTTCTGCAAAATCCTGCAGGCGCAAATCGCCATAAATCAGCATGGCGGAAATCACATATTCCAGGCTGAAGCGTGCTTCAATACCGTTAACCGGCACCCGTATCGAGGCGGCGATGTCACCGCCTGGCGGGAAGGCGACGGTGATATCAACAATCTGGCTCAGCAGCGCATCCAGCGGTTTACCCGCCGCCAGCCACTGCTGGCGCAGGATGCGGGCCGCTTCTGCCGCACTATGCGTACCGGCGCAGGTCGGGAAGGGTTTGAATTCCAGTCCCGGCGTGCTGATACGCCACGGGCTGCCCCAGTTTTCCAGCAATTTCTCCGGCTGTGCCTGGTCCGCGCTGCTGGCGGCAACAAAGGCTTCAATGACCCCCTGCTGGCGGCCATCGATTCCGGCCAGGGTCAGCTGAGCCGCTGTCACGGCCCGTTCGGCGGCAAAGCCCGCGTGCAGCGGTTTTACCGCTGAACCAAACTGGGCGCGTAAACCGCTGGCCTGGGTCGCCGCAATCCCCAGCAGGGTGGCCGCGGCATCACTCTTCATCCCCAGCAGACGCGCCAGTGCGGCCGCCGCCGCAAGGGTCCCCAGCGTCGCCGTGTTGTGATAGCCCAGTGCGTAATGTTGCTGGCTGACCGCCAGTCCCAGACGACCGGCCATCTCTACCCCCGTGACGTAAGCATCCAGAAACTGCTCCAGGCTTCCGGGCTGAACCCGTTGCCAGGCGAAAAGTGCAGGCAGGATCACCACGCTGGGATGACCGCGAAAATCGGCATGAAAGTCGTCGTAGTCCAGCGCATGTCCTGCATAGCCCAGCAGCAGCGCCTGTGAACGCACGCTGCCATCGCTGTAGAGGGTGCGCAGAGCCGGTAAGCCGCTATCCGGTACCGTGCCCTGCAGCACCGGCCAGCTCACCGCCAGAAAATCCCGGATGCCTTCGCGCGCGTGCTCACGTGCCGGGGCATCCGGCTGGCCGCTGAGAATCGCATCCGCCAGCGCGGCAGTCAGGCTCATTGTGGTCGCTCCGGAGAAAGGAGTGCCGCCCGTGCCAGGTCGGCCAGATAGCGCGCCGTTGGCAGCAGCACCTCATCATTGATGCGAAAAGCAGGGTGATGCAGCGCATAGGGTTCACCGGTGCCCACCATCACAAAGGCACCGGGCAACTGTTGCTGATAGAAAGCAAAATCTTCACCAATCGGACTTGCCTCGACCACGCGTGCTTCCAGTCCGCTGTTCTCAGCCTGCTGCAAAGCAAAGTCCGCCCAGTGCGCATCATTTACTACCGATGGCGGCCCGGCGTGCCAGGTAAAGCTCACCTGCGCATCAAAGGC
This genomic window contains:
- a CDS encoding MmgE/PrpD family protein produces the protein MSLTAALADAILSGQPDAPAREHAREGIRDFLAVSWPVLQGTVPDSGLPALRTLYSDGSVRSQALLLGYAGHALDYDDFHADFRGHPSVVILPALFAWQRVQPGSLEQFLDAYVTGVEMAGRLGLAVSQQHYALGYHNTATLGTLAAAAALARLLGMKSDAAATLLGIAATQASGLRAQFGSAVKPLHAGFAAERAVTAAQLTLAGIDGRQQGVIEAFVAASSADQAQPEKLLENWGSPWRISTPGLEFKPFPTCAGTHSAAEAARILRQQWLAAGKPLDALLSQIVDITVAFPPGGDIAASIRVPVNGIEARFSLEYVISAMLIYGDLRLQDFAEGDLNHQVMPLAARVRRTPDQSAPPDALNPALRFHVVTLTLADGTTLHQRRTRQQSLAEGVNVSSKLHQALGDASPELLSATALHSTAELQRLTGALTR